The Bdellovibrionales bacterium CG10_big_fil_rev_8_21_14_0_10_45_34 sequence GCATTTGAGCATAAATCTTTCCTCTTACTTTTGAGCGCCCCTCGCGAATAAAATACTCAAATTCATCGCGGAACTTTTGAACAAAGCTAATAGTAGGCAGCGCTGCGGCGTCTGAGAGAGCGCAAATAGTTCTGCCCTTCATGTTCTCTGCCACTCTTTCTAAAAGATCGAGATCTTGAAGTTTGGCCGTTCCATAGATAATGCCTTTAGAGATTTTTTCTAGCCACCCTGTGCCTTCTCTACAAGGTGTGCACTGGCCACACGATTCGTGGTGATAAAAATGCAAAATGACATGCAGTAGATCCACCATGCATTTTGAATCATCAATTACAATGACAGCGCCAGAGCCAAGCATCGACTTCAGCTCTGCAAGGTTTTCGTAGTCCATAGTTGCACGTTCGCATTCGGCAGCTGTGAGAACTGGAGCCGAAGATCCACCGGGAATTACCGCCTTAAGGCGTCGCCCGGGTCTTAAACCGCCACATTCTTTATTAATCAGATCCATTAAAGGGTAGCCGAGCGGAACCTCATAAGTACCTGGCTTCACAACGTCCCCAGATACCGAGAACAGCTTTGTACCTGCTGATTTTTCTGTGCCGTACTTTCTGTATCCCGCAGCACCATCTCGAAGAATGGGAATAACAGCAGCAAGAGTCTCGACATTATTCACGATCGTAGGTTTTCTTAAATAACCTTGGATTGCCGGAAATGGAGGCTTCAGTTTGGGTTGCCCCTTTAAACCCTCAAGCGAAGAAATCATTCCTGTTTCTTCGCCGCAGATGTAGGCGCCTGCCCCTCGGTAGATATCTAAATCATGGTCAAAGCCGGAGCCCAGAATATTCTTTCCTAAGTAGCCGGCCTCATAAGCTTCGCGAATGGCCTTTTCGAGAGTGTCATAGGACTGGTTATATTCTCCGCGCACATAAATGTAGGACTTGGCGCT is a genomic window containing:
- a CDS encoding NADH-quinone oxidoreductase subunit F (part of NADH-ubiquinone oxidoreductase complex I; shuttles electrons from NADH, via FMN and iron-sulfur (Fe-S) centers, to quinones in the respiratory chain; NuoF is part of the soluble NADH dehydrogenase fragment, which represents the electron input part of NADH dehydrogenase); its protein translation is MMEAKLLTQHYDKPQYKTLKGYLELDGYQMLKKALKMRPQEIIDEVKASGLRGRGGAGFPTGVKWGFLPNNGEPRYLLCNADEGEPGTFKDRLMMERAPHQLIEGMIISAFAVQSAKSYIYVRGEYNQSYDTLEKAIREAYEAGYLGKNILGSGFDHDLDIYRGAGAYICGEETGMISSLEGLKGQPKLKPPFPAIQGYLRKPTIVNNVETLAAVIPILRDGAAGYRKYGTEKSAGTKLFSVSGDVVKPGTYEVPLGYPLMDLINKECGGLRPGRRLKAVIPGGSSAPVLTAAECERATMDYENLAELKSMLGSGAVIVIDDSKCMVDLLHVILHFYHHESCGQCTPCREGTGWLEKISKGIIYGTAKLQDLDLLERVAENMKGRTICALSDAAALPTISFVQKFRDEFEYFIREGRSKVRGKIYAQMHH